The Toxorhynchites rutilus septentrionalis strain SRP chromosome 3, ASM2978413v1, whole genome shotgun sequence genome includes a region encoding these proteins:
- the LOC129776143 gene encoding vacuolar protein sorting-associated protein 33B, whose translation MDSMLDKKLLGFRQIAQEKLQNILYSIPSDKDLIIAPALIKPLEHIVGASWLRKKGIDKIYKFDSKSAPPKRKQFIYFITSDLLTFKIALDQISGYQSQTSAGLAMTETDRASKQYHIIIFPMVLASFEQLLEEEGLYGEVELYSFQWDFIALDQGLLSLELSNVFADVFVRQDTSLLGSIAQSLRIFNMVMGKPNLIFSFGGNSEKVLQMIQKVEADRKVKSGEDKDVPDFGTLLIVDRDRDYPSCLLTSVVYSGLLLEIHKFNSGSLTIDSTTNKIKQGKVAILQIEDEKKAKQETTNLKMNGLQDLVYQENRYRHFSEVIGTLSAQAKALGLEGKMYSKDMKLSEMKDYVTNKLPKVAAQKKELFKHLLLCETIVEEVGTNFEKLQLIEESILTNTNRKQIMAYIEELLAADAHKYNTLRLICLYHVTIGLSSEDMTKLMTSYLNAYGYRHLTVFNNLCQAKLFPDTTNLTKAKILSQISIPILKSQFQIEANKLKLLPTEINESNQSTVSSGNSAASTSSGKKQCPSYVFNGNYIPLCAQLCQLIANVSSFDDLNNRFGHLERLKLAGRNFGSKTIRELSITNAKNDVNRLLPLKVKTLFVFVIGGVSYAEVAACQLVEQLTGAKIVLASDSVVSGCDMIEAVVGC comes from the exons ATGGATTCTATGTTGGACAAAAAGTTGCTCGGGTTTCGACAAATTGCACAGGAAAAGTTGCAAAACATTCTTTATTCGATACCATCGGATAAAGATCTGATCATCGCCCCGGCACTAATCAAACCACTCGAACATATTGTCGGCGCTTCATGGCTCAG GAAAAAAGGCATCGACAAAATATACAAATTTGACTCGAAGAGCGCACCGCCGAAGAGAAAGCAGTTCATTTATTTCATTACCTCTGATCTTCTAACGTTCAAAATTGCCCTCGATCAGATAAGTGGATATCAAAGTCAGACATCGGccggtttggcaatgacagaaACGGACAGAGCGAGCAAACAGTATCATATTATTATTTTCCCCATGGTACTTGCTAGTTTCGAACAACTGCTTGAGGAGGAAGGCCTGTACGGGGAAGTCGAACTGTACAGTTTCCAGTGGGATTTTATCGCGCTGGATCAGGGATTGTTGAGTCTCGAGCTGTCCAACGTATTTGCGGATGTGTTTGTGCGGCAGGATACATCGTTGCTAGGCTCGATTGCACAAAGCTTGAGGATTTTCAATATGGTCATGGGAAAACCAAATCTCATTTTCAGTTTCGGGGGAAATTCAGAGAAAGTGCTGCAGATGATTCAGAAGGTGGAAGCCGATCGCAAGGTGAAGAGTGGAGAAGATAAGGATGTTCCAGATTTCGGGACTCTTTTAATTGTAGATAGAGACCGCGATTATCCCTCGTGTTTGCTTACCTCGGTAGTATACTCCGGATTGCTTTTGGAAATCCACAAATTCAACTCCGGCTCGTTAACGATAGATTCCACCACAAATAAAATAAAGCAGGGCAAAGTGGCAATACTGCAGATCGAAGATGAAAAGAAAGCTAAACAAGAAACAACAAACTTGAAAATGAATGGTTTACAGGATTTGGTGTACCAGGAAAATCGATATCGACATTTTTCGGAAGTAATAGGCACATTGAGCGCCCAAGCAAAAGCACTCGGACTGGAGGGGAAAATGTACTCGAAAGACATGAAATTGTCTGAAATGAAGGATTATGTCACCAATAAACTGCCAAAGGTGGCAGCTCAGAAGAAGGAACTTTTCAAACATTTGCTCCTCTGCGAAACAATCGTGGAAGAGGTTGGCACAAACTTCGAAAAACTACAGCTGATCGAAGAAAGTATTCTAACCAACACCAACCGCAAACAAATTATGGCTTATATCGAGGAACTTCTGGCAGCAGATGCACATAAATACAACACACTTCGACTCATCTGTCTCTACCACGTAACAATTGGTCTGAGCAGCGAAGATATGACCAAACTAATGACTTCCTATTTGAACGCATACGGATACCGCCACCTTACCGTTTTTAACAATTTGTGCCAGGCAAAATTATTCCCGGACACAACAAACCTAACCAAAGCGAAAATTCTTTCTCAAATTTCAATCCCCATACTAAAATCACAGTTTCAAATTGAGGCGAATAAGCTGAAACTGCTTCCGACGGAGATCAATgaatcaaatcagtctacagtTTCCTCCGGTAACTCTGCCGCTTCTACAAGTTCAGGAAAGAAACAATGCCCCAGCTATGTTTTCAACGGTAACTACATTCCTCTTTGCGCCCAGCTCTGCCAGCTGATAGCGAATGTGTCCAGTTTCGACGATCTGAACAATCGCTTTGGCCATCTCGAACGCTTGAAGCTAGCCGGAAGAAACTTCGGTTCCAAAACGATACGTGAGCTGTCGATAACGAACGCGAAGAACGATGTGAACCGACTGCTGCCGCTGAAGGTGAAAACGTTGTTCGTGTTTGTGATTGGTGGAGTGAGTTATGCGGAGGTGGCCGCTTGCCAACTGGTGGAACAACTCACGGGAGCGAAGATTGTGCTTGCCTCCGATTCGGTTGTCTCCGGGTGTGATATGATAGAGGCTGTTGTTGGCTGCTAA